The following proteins are co-located in the Clostridiales bacterium genome:
- a CDS encoding sugar ABC transporter substrate-binding protein: MNKKNYLVLMFLVLLPIVAITMIIYLNINSALHSLDSSGGIVVPKNNPEYHFAMVCENMDDPFWLSVKKGVERASQEFNVAVEFNWPGEMNADEQAKCLDMAIVSKVDGIVTYTWDETETGRLIDKAVEREIPVVTISTDSKDSKRSAFVGVNTYAAGIDMGRMLLSALFNDGNAVILVSDNGSGATVVQNLLVTGIMDAVKSSPLVDVETIQYNYANFLSLEDTIQSVLINQPNLDAIICTNAKDTTLVAQRLIDLNKINYSIIGYGDTPEILRYIDNGVIFGTVSASHEQMGYDAIKALVDLKKSGRTSAYFTVDTRLITKSNVSKFLEKDDEKGSE, from the coding sequence GTGAATAAGAAAAACTACCTGGTTCTCATGTTTCTCGTATTGCTGCCTATCGTAGCCATAACGATGATCATCTATCTCAATATCAACAGTGCGCTGCATTCTCTTGACAGCAGCGGCGGCATCGTAGTACCCAAAAACAATCCTGAATACCACTTCGCTATGGTTTGTGAAAATATGGATGATCCATTTTGGCTTTCTGTGAAAAAAGGGGTAGAACGGGCTTCACAGGAATTCAATGTGGCTGTAGAGTTCAACTGGCCAGGCGAGATGAATGCCGATGAGCAGGCAAAATGTCTGGACATGGCCATCGTCTCAAAGGTGGACGGGATCGTAACCTATACCTGGGATGAAACTGAGACGGGAAGGCTCATTGATAAAGCTGTGGAACGAGAGATTCCGGTGGTTACCATCAGTACTGATTCCAAAGACAGTAAACGATCTGCCTTTGTAGGAGTCAATACGTACGCAGCAGGGATCGATATGGGCAGAATGTTGCTCTCGGCACTTTTCAATGATGGGAATGCTGTCATTTTGGTCAGCGACAACGGCTCCGGGGCCACTGTGGTGCAAAATCTGCTGGTTACGGGAATCATGGATGCGGTCAAATCTTCACCCTTGGTCGATGTGGAGACCATTCAATATAATTACGCAAACTTCCTTAGCCTTGAGGATACCATACAGAGCGTTCTGATCAACCAGCCTAATCTGGATGCCATCATCTGCACCAATGCAAAAGATACTACCCTTGTCGCTCAACGGCTCATTGATCTGAATAAGATAAACTACAGCATCATCGGCTACGGTGATACCCCGGAAATTCTGCGGTACATCGATAATGGCGTCATCTTCGGCACCGTTTCTGCCAGCCATGAACAGATGGGCTATGATGCGATAAAAGCGCTGGTCGATTTAAAAAAAAGCGGAAGAACTTCGGCTTATTTCACCGTGGATACCCGTTTAATTACAAAATCCAATGTTTCGAAGTTTTTGGAGAAGGACGATGAAAAAGGATCGGAATAG
- a CDS encoding copper amine oxidase N-terminal domain-containing protein, translating into MKRTLKTLLTAVLILTLVLSGSLTAFAADNNAIKVQYNGKSLDFSGAVKNVDGRIVVPFRLILQAMGAEVSYDTASKTVSAITPHNEFSFVVGKKDITIKENGVTVTKTMDVVPFIDKAESATYVPVRFIGESMGYSVSWDAASKTVIIIDPETVFGTADEDFSVLKKLLSSDLDMEKAYQTTGDFDMNIAVADGGAGIPMNVSAKGSMSGVQQRMDADMLVKYAFNFDQMFSNLSAEEKAMTEEILKAYKNTEMKLKLNGETGETYMQSNLFSVMNPAAGENTWYKMNVYDTYDQMGIDLKAMSELGYGEMDLSKVLASYLKVLPGADTDTYQEMKMSYAFLKNLVGDDAFKKQTSGSTNTYTVKVDKAAIIAAAAKTALAEGITKEYVNELIENELSGGTFTANIVIKDTAGKLSSYECSGTVNADGLKGSFSMAGNQKTAKAKLSFDMGKLMKMDISYQTKVSETAQKPNIALPENADVVEFPPTMVP; encoded by the coding sequence ATGAAAAGAACTTTAAAAACACTGCTGACCGCAGTACTGATTTTAACATTGGTACTATCAGGGTCATTAACTGCATTTGCGGCAGATAACAATGCTATTAAGGTGCAGTACAATGGAAAAAGCCTGGATTTTTCAGGAGCTGTCAAAAATGTCGATGGGAGGATTGTGGTACCATTTCGTCTGATTCTTCAGGCGATGGGAGCAGAAGTGTCTTACGATACAGCTTCAAAAACAGTCTCTGCCATAACACCGCACAATGAGTTTTCATTTGTAGTTGGTAAAAAAGATATCACGATTAAGGAAAATGGAGTCACCGTAACCAAAACCATGGATGTGGTTCCTTTTATCGATAAGGCAGAAAGCGCAACTTATGTTCCGGTCCGCTTTATTGGGGAGAGCATGGGGTATTCTGTGAGTTGGGATGCCGCGAGCAAGACCGTAATCATCATTGATCCGGAAACGGTCTTTGGAACTGCTGACGAGGATTTCAGCGTGCTGAAGAAATTGCTTTCCTCTGATCTTGATATGGAAAAAGCATACCAGACGACAGGTGATTTTGACATGAACATCGCTGTAGCTGATGGCGGAGCAGGGATTCCGATGAATGTGTCGGCAAAAGGCTCTATGAGCGGAGTTCAGCAGAGGATGGACGCTGACATGCTCGTAAAGTATGCGTTTAATTTTGATCAGATGTTTTCCAATCTTTCTGCCGAAGAAAAGGCAATGACTGAGGAAATACTCAAAGCTTACAAAAACACGGAGATGAAGCTCAAGCTTAACGGCGAAACAGGGGAGACCTACATGCAGTCCAACTTGTTTTCGGTTATGAATCCCGCTGCCGGAGAGAACACCTGGTATAAGATGAATGTTTATGATACGTACGACCAGATGGGAATTGATTTAAAGGCGATGTCAGAGCTCGGATATGGCGAGATGGATCTTTCTAAAGTATTGGCTTCTTATCTGAAGGTTCTGCCTGGTGCAGATACAGATACCTATCAAGAAATGAAAATGTCCTATGCGTTCCTAAAGAATTTGGTGGGAGATGATGCATTCAAAAAGCAGACTTCCGGAAGTACAAATACATACACTGTTAAGGTTGACAAAGCAGCTATCATCGCTGCGGCTGCAAAGACGGCACTTGCAGAGGGAATCACAAAGGAGTATGTAAATGAGCTGATTGAAAACGAACTCTCTGGAGGAACTTTTACCGCAAACATTGTGATCAAGGATACAGCAGGTAAGCTCAGTTCTTATGAGTGCAGCGGCACCGTCAACGCAGATGGACTAAAGGGCAGCTTCAGTATGGCAGGAAATCAGAAAACAGCAAAAGCTAAACTCAGCTTTGATATGGGAAAACTGATGAAGATGGATATCAGCTATCAGACCAAAGTATCTGAAACCGCTCAGAAGCCGAATATTGCGCTTCCTGAAAACGCAGATGTGGTGGAGTTTCCGCCAACAATGGTTCCCTAA